CGTGGATGATTTCATGCATGTTCTCAATGGCTTCCGGCAGCTCCATCTTGGCAATGATCGGCGTGTCGGCGTGCTGCGGCGCGAAACTCTGCACGGCTGCCCGGACGGTTTCCACGTCAGCCGCCGACCGTACGAATGAGATGGCGACAGCGTCGATGCCCATGGAAAGGCCAAATTCCAGGTCAGCACGGTCTTTTTCGGTGAAACCAGGGATGCCCAGGTTAGCTCCAGGGAGATTAACGCCTTTGTGACTTTTGAGCAGGCCGCCCAGCAGCACGTGCGTGTGCACGGCGTCGCCGTCGACGCGCACCACCTCGAATTCAAGCTGGCCGTCATCCAGCAGAATGTGATTGCCGGCTTTAACGCTGCGCGCCAGGTTGGGAACATGCAGCGGCACCTGGATTTCATTTCCCTGCAGTGCCGGTAAATCGCCTTCTTCATCCACCGGCAGAAGGGCCACCTCCTGGCCAATTTTGAGATTGATCCCATCCGGAGGGAGGGTGCCCACGCGAAGTTTAGGCCCCTGTAAATCTTGCAAAATGGTGACCGGTTTGTGCAGTTCGCGGGAGAGCTGGCGGATTCTTTCAATCCGGAGCGCGTGTTCCTCGTGTGTGCCGTGCGAGAAATTCAGGCGGGCAACATCGACGCCTGCAAGGATCAATTTTCGC
This is a stretch of genomic DNA from bacterium. It encodes these proteins:
- the pyk gene encoding pyruvate kinase, translated to MSRYAKIVATIGPSCEDIDTLRKLILAGVDVARLNFSHGTHEEHALRIERIRQLSRELHKPVTILQDLQGPKLRVGTLPPDGINLKIGQEVALLPVDEEGDLPALQGNEIQVPLHVPNLARSVKAGNHILLDDGQLEFEVVRVDGDAVHTHVLLGGLLKSHKGVNLPGANLGIPGFTEKDRADLEFGLSMGIDAVAISFVRSAADVETVRAAVQSFAPQHADTPIIAKMELPEAIENMHEIIHAADGVMVARGDLGVEMSPQAVPIIQKKIIDSASRHAKVVITATQMLESMVHNPRPTRAEASDVANAILDGTDAVMLSGETASGKYPVESVMMMDAIICEAEKSFGDWGHPSGFPEELEQQDDATSMTSAARALAHDANVAGITVFTASGRTALLISKSRPRVPIFALTPETRSYYRMGLYWGVSAYLVPFTPTVESMLARV